The stretch of DNA tagagatatagatatatagatatagatagatagatagatagatagatagatagatagatagatagatagatagatagatagatagatagatagatagatagatagatagatagatagatagatagatagatagatagatagatagatagatagatagatagatatagatatatggatatagatagatagataaataaatgtgatttattgcaGGCAGCTTATGCTTATCACACtggtactacatgtatatactacattaatatacacacGTAGCAGGCTgtacaaacatacaaatataacaTAGTGTACTTCATACATGCCTTGGTGGACACTCGTGACACGTGTGCAGTCTGGTCAGATGGCGGCGCTCTTGATGTGTCGTAGTGCCACTTGTTGTAGTCTATTTAACCAGGGGGTCGGTGGATTCATTCTGCTCTGAAACTGGCTACAGACCACAGGACATCTTCAGTAATGCGATGCCAAAGCCGCGTGTTCAACTCCACAAGAGCGCTGTCTGATCCGAGGGAACTTCTTCTTCCATCCAGCGCCTCGTCGTCGTCTTCCCTATTCACTTGATGACACGCCTCACAGCGATCGTTCCAAACgcgtctctccctctccgccTCTCACGTCTTTCGCACTGAAagtttgctttgaaaaaaagaagaaaaaaaagtgaaaatgaaCAACACCGGGTTCAACCAAACGGAGGGCGGACTGCTCAACAAGACCGAGGAGTTTTTCTGCTGCAACTTTTCCTCCGTGGTGACTGACAACGGCTTTGTGGCCGCCGCTCCGGACGAGAGGAGCCTCTTCGTCACCAGGGTGGTCCAGATCGCCGTCATGTGCGTGTTGTCCCTCACGGTGGTTTTTGGCATATTTTTCTTGGGCTGCAACCTTCTCATAAAGTCAGAGGGAATGATCAACTTTTTAGTGACGGACAGGAGACCGTCTAAAGAAGCGGAGGCAGTTATTGTTGGAGCCTACTGACTGACGAGGATCTTTAATGATTTGAATCAGATCTGAAGTCTGGGGACAGATGGGAGACGATGCGATGATAAACTGCCTAAACAAGCCCATGTTTTCATATTGGTAATTAGAAAAACCTAATTGGGAGCCAAACCGTGCGGGTGGATGCGGCTCACAAGGTTTCACCTCTTTCCTTGTGGCTTTTTATTGCCAGCAAAGACTCATTCATCTCCAATTACAATAGTGCGTTTAAGCCTCTTTGATTATAAAGTATTCGATCAAGCACTGTTGTACTTTCAGTACTTGGAGCACCGTTTGTCATAAAGTGGCAAAGCCTCCGTATTTGCTGTTTAAAAATACCCTCTCATATTGCCAATGCAATGGAGAAATTAATGTttaaacatgtactgtatgttgtatgtgtttttgcaTACGATATGCAATGTATTAATCAGTGTATTTCTCTGGATTTCCTGCGGGagactgtgtgagtgtttgcGTGGGTGGAGAAAAGCCCAGCATGCCGTGTATCCTGTTAATTGGAGTAAATTCGTTCTGTAATTAAAGTTTTCCTCTTAATTAAAGTCTATTTTTCTTCCATCAATATTGCCCTCGCCACGCCCACTGCCAAAGTGATTTAGATTGCAGAACGAGCTATTTAATTCTGATATGTTCAAGAATCACGCTGCTAAAACAGAATATGTTGTTAGTGCAATTAAACCCAACAGGAAAGTGGGTGTCTTAGCACCTAATTTAATCAAATGGCATAAAGAGTGTCTTCTCTGGAACACATGTGAGGATCAGTCATATTTTAGAAGAAATGACTTCACATAAAACAATTATACTCCCAGTATTTTTGCATAAATTGTCACAATCTAAATGTTAATTTAATCATGTTATCTGTATTTGTAAAAGGTAGTACAACAGTAAAATGATTCCTATTGTGTGAGGGAAGCTTCTATTTTCTAGCTTCTATTTTCTGCCTGGGTCAGATTGTGATCAATGCAGtgtccctcctccttcccctcaaAGCATATGTTGTACTTTGCTCCCAGCTCACCTGGATGCTACTCTCCCCAGGGTGAAACCGGCAGCTTTAGAAATGACTTGTCTTGTCAACTCTCGGAAGGTGAAGCTACCGGGCAATATGCTGCTCTCTGATTGCCCACCTGTGCTCCACATGCaaagttaaatattttaaatcttgacttttctttaaaaaaagaaaaatatgtccTTCACCTTCGTTTCTCCAtccttctgtgtttgttttccgCTTGTCGAGACCTTCTTCTGTGTGATGATAGATGGCTGCAGCTTGTCAAGTCACACTGACCACACACTTGAAGTCCTCATCAAAGAAATCAATGCAATCGTCACAAAAAGTATTGATAAAGTGTTTGTCAACTTAAAAAGGATGTCATCGGTGTAAGAAGGCCGCTGCTAAAATACGAGGAGGTAAAAGAAGATTAGTTCATCATTTGAATATCAGAATTCTTTTTAGAGATGggcaaaatctttttttcttgagGCTGTCGTTCATATATTTGCGATGGTGGGTATCTTGACACACAGTACAATTCTATACAACACGACCAACATCAATGGTTTCTAAAATGACCACTTAAATCTCCTCTCTGGCTCAGATTCCTGTAAAACATTAAATCACTCAATATAACAAACACAGCACAGTATATATTACTGTACTGGATTGTATAACAttttgcagatgttttttttgtgtccactTTATACACGTTCAGCCAGGACTTTATAAACGGTACTATCTTAAAATGATCTTTATCCCCTTATTGTCCCCTTTAATTAACCTCGAAGAAGAAAAAGGCTGCAATGACGCATGATATATTACTCATGCATCAAGCTCTCACCTCAATTTAAACCAGCAGATACATTTAGTTTATAAACTCATAACTGTAAAATTAATTTTTTACATCAGGTAGGATTCTGCATATTAGAAAAGGAGATTTAgattatttcaaattaaaactttTATCGTAAAAAAAATTTATTGCTAAAGAAAATCATTAATTTAGATAAATGATGTTGCTGTGAGTATAGAAGAGTAGGAACAACTTTAACATAAtgtcaaattaataattatcTCTATATCACACCAtgtgtttctctctgctttGTGTGATTGCTTTCATTAGAGAGAGCTGGTAATAGCGCTCAGGGAAATGTAATGGCAGCAGCAACAATCTTCTGTCTGCAGATTAACTATTGTTAGTTCATCCTGCGGTGtcacatacacatgtattcaGACTGGATTCTCATTGATATCAGAGTAAGAGGTGGATGTAATTGGAGCAAACACATTTCTGTCGGAATTTTCCACGGAGAGTCAGTTTCTTGATGGACAGTTGGTACTGCCAACTCAAAGATTGCACACACTTGTCTCACACCCATGCTCAGAGAGATATAGGAGATGTTTGCAAATAGTCATCTATGCCTCTAGCACTCTTGCTGTCAACAAAATGACAGTCCTCTACAAAGCTTATGAGAAACACCTCAGATAGAATGTGCCAAGAGTtcaagtaataaaaaaaacagggttCAGTTCAGAATGTTTGCCTGGTTTTACAGTGTGTTCTCACATTTCTTCCCCACAGGCATACATTGTTGTGGGTcgaacaagaaaaacaaaacaatctctGTTTTCATCGTGTACCTGCAGTCAAGTGAGAGAAATCTATATCAAAGACAGCGTCAACGTATCcaatgtatactgtatgtgagcTGTGTCCAACTGTCACAGCATCTGCAGGGTGTTGATTGTGAGCTAAAAGAGGCTTCAGTTCCTGGCTTGCTCTCGTGTGATTGGCTGTCCAGTCGAGGTCCAGTCGATGAACTGGATGGTGACTAAAAGCTCCAAATAGCAGCAAGGCAGACACAATCATCTCCCATGTTTACTCCTATTCTCCCCCAGCTCCTCATCCATCCTTCCCCCGATATGTTCTAATGTTACTTCTGCTATGTTGTGGTAGGAGATACACTCTCATTGTGGTTTATTGTTTATGTTCATGGTATATTGTAAATTGTGGTTAGTTTATATTACGTTTTCCTCCATTGTATCTGACAGCACATTGCTTTTCTACTGTGGTTCCTTAAAAGCCCATTCTGGCTTTAGTTAGATTTTTGAACCAGTGGGAACTACACTTTTTAACAATAATCAAtagtttattttcttctattGACCACATGATGTGAAATGCTGACATTTCCATCAGCAGCAATGCCTATTCAGTCTGAACCAAGCTGTGGCCGACATCATGTGGTATCGAGGTTCTCGAGACGGCGGCAGTAATTGTGGAAGTCAAGCTGTGATAAATCCATGCAGACTGGTTTTGAAGAATGATTCCATTAGTTGACATGTTTGATTTCCGTTATGGGATGAGACATGGCTCTGTTGTACCGTTGATTGTTTCACATTCAAACGTCACAGCAATTTAACATCTGACCAATCCTGCCCCTAACACGGTACTGTAATCCATTGTGTGTGGAAATGggaaatggacctgtacttgtaaagcgcttttccaaccactcaaagtgctttaacactacattacatcattcacccatccatacactgatgggaggagcttaGTTAAATTAAACGTAAAGCCACGATTTTTCAGGACTACGGTCTGAAACAAGGAATCCattatgtgtgtgcttgtctgtgtgtttgacagagagaggggaagaaaaggtGGTCCATGCATGCAATGTTTCTGTAAGTTATTAATAAGTTATCGGAATTGCCAGGTGTAAATGTTTCATACTGAACCAGTTAACTTGATAACATACAACTCATTCAGAGTGATGAGTAAAAGAGATAATGTGGAAAATGgtcaaatgtgaaaaataaattacacttaatgtttttacaaaatgttatttcaataaCATAGTAACATCACAAACACCTTTACTATCTTAAATTGTAATCTCTAGTTTGAAACTAGCAGCACAAGTAGTACACAAACTTAGTAATGGATTAATAGGAATAGCTGGTGCAACCTCATTTGGATATTTCCCTCAAGAGTTGACTGAAATAGAGTTAAAGGGAGATGTGAATATTGGACATAGATTTGTTAGCTGGtcagaaacacaactcaaatGAAAGTGGTCAACAACAACGGGTTGATGTAGGTGTAAGGTTTAAATTAGTATAAGGGCGGGGTTATGCATCCAGTGGTTATAGAAAAGGTTTGGACAAGACTCCAGGAAATGAATGTCAGTCAAACAAGTCTGTTATCAGTTAAAGAAACAAATGCACTTTTGTAATGAGAGACTTCAATAGATTGactaaacataaataacatcCTATTTGAATATTATTTGCCTTTCTTTACACAAGTGGCACAATGCGGCATCATTGTAGATGCTCAGCTTGTATTCACTGCAATTAGAGTGGCTTGCTTTAGAAATAATAGCTGTGATGATTTGATATTGACCCTGAAATCCATTT from Cyclopterus lumpus isolate fCycLum1 chromosome 21, fCycLum1.pri, whole genome shotgun sequence encodes:
- the rprma gene encoding protein reprimo A — protein: MNNTGFNQTEGGLLNKTEEFFCCNFSSVVTDNGFVAAAPDERSLFVTRVVQIAVMCVLSLTVVFGIFFLGCNLLIKSEGMINFLVTDRRPSKEAEAVIVGAY